In one Balaenoptera musculus isolate JJ_BM4_2016_0621 chromosome 20, mBalMus1.pri.v3, whole genome shotgun sequence genomic region, the following are encoded:
- the LOC118887214 gene encoding small nuclear ribonucleoprotein G, translating to MSKAHPPELKKFMDKKLSLKLNGGRHVQGILRGFDPFMNLVIDECVEMATSGQQNNIGMVVIRGNSIIMLEALERV from the coding sequence ATGAGCAAAGCTCACCCTCCCGAGTTGAAGAAATTTATGGACAAGAAGTTATCATTGAAATTAAATGGTGGCAGACATGTCCAAGGAATATTGAGGGGATTTGATCCCTTTATGAATCTTGTGATAGATGAATGTGTGGAGATGGCAACTAGTGGGCAACAGAACAATATTGGAATGGTGGTAATACGAGGAAATAGTATCATCATGTTAGAAGCTTTGGAACGAGTATGA